A portion of the Bactrocera neohumeralis isolate Rockhampton chromosome 2, APGP_CSIRO_Bneo_wtdbg2-racon-allhic-juicebox.fasta_v2, whole genome shotgun sequence genome contains these proteins:
- the LOC126761175 gene encoding uncharacterized protein LOC126761175 isoform X1, which translates to MEKNTLAAEDSVDSIPGPAYEHIVVTTTPLVPAVKSGLISTNILTVTEMEDADMEEEDCSEGIEENMDVGYDQDDQEVREDKQQVPDTEGGSFVGDDFNECDDYKENERNLKLTGLNALEQGTVDIDAHTEQVSQIDNSSAVTVTTTLVNSLPKLNSQTEAVVESSIEGVGICPVPVQIVSALTVKPKMLPMKTKNNKLVMVQMMNDQPMDSTQAGVHSSSSSRISNSSRRTIDEVAESVVSDADKLNSPGQEKSPDSLQYNQQHQNARFLARSSTPLSREFLALQRSVNESKVLSEFVTDAVRKRQKSAPKDANEQTYTQQQQHHYNNHHYHGEKQRKHSKFAPLKDDSGSSTSSNLQRRSRSKSVNRKSEDILDTSTGKLKRWPSDEKMLKRTNMRSQNSEFVQKQMEFLSRVKHDEGEVSSEADDGERSFVNVGEDEDINLVVVENNTMNDSNASVAAFVGSTNSLLDTTLEREAPVNIATTSNVDSVEARLINYWAPPPKRGWDSFCWKCRECADLFPCSKCVRCFHCTCIKVTAATKLDDSWVCPECMSVENVLNGPKRSSRRNEMSLDVLSQLLSFALKRMKMVKGYSKFLYTDSFLLHYAKYIANPVTFTTLQEKIEKRAFRCSEEFLNETKWILHNALILSSGKNSFIPGSSKEVFTAKAILKVCRQETNEIDTCGECYLNANTRTDWFVDVCAQPHLLLWAKLKGFPYWPAKAMGPGQGLSHVNVRFFGEHDRAFVPIKDCFLYSEQDPNTQTGKRSARELADCIKEVEVHIEKIRIKVGAFKYAKFKTPYEPTEELQQLEMMIPGVMDYMKRQQALVPKPSLQYKIVKTADNHLSIIKKACTTESSNDSDHSVSPNKKSSSITSTSGSCSVGDVKAAIITPKYEVVSKASSDDSNSSKVTAVILKRKSSSEHKKEAGEELELPMPKVIKFDKEETDPRLLTGAILTGNVDGNAETSVKRKYGMDACGVGVNTSACSVGSATKVTDSTERPRTKHAKHEPRVPMLTIKTNANALTVAIGSDSKAATSLAVPNSNCSNVTKLNVETKKTAGVKEELAAVVTSAPLSSSPNNAQALMENLVKNKHGVTIKKISKEGPMRKPDESTKLVVAMGTVTEEAPANVDSDAKPAGAATDTATGIQTTSSTNSTDNDNGNANKSAESSNSSSSCTNKTEDSKKSTTKSTANTHILKDLVPFIEIKKEITSDDEADMQVVANISAQNNKHMNEKASKVTTEAVPTSKANVDTNAHVSLPVVAVQAVLPNLSLVKQEVMSDEEEPTTATANTGQQELNTTSSGGDNATNAPTAALTDAVRVGDTMIQRVNAKNNRNTQPSLVALKTLAQANPEGATAMDMPNAQTSAGIHISPPNKRPNTRGVPYGPLPSSAVVQSQPPTQKNTISANNAANRPTMQQQHQLPQSSSPPQVQSQSQSMQSLQPLQRARKSFPNRVTPDAGVTRNNFSSAPLSSPALPPPSTSPLANSNDLKRTLLKNSMVSIPRQAWSPHEPPRNATVSSNNTTTHSIPVPPLTAVSKTPAVVAVLSDNNNAGSTNNNNNMLVNTNPIPNVAINSAAIVTPFVTCNGSIGPNGTALLTPLTMSAPPPLAGLSQPSSNMLTPTVGAALCSNIPMIGNNIHGSSGNAVVSISSAVELPTPQAVGIPSNAISAASTSSGDIITASLTSMVTDAICRGPPRLMQRPNGPLKSDGTTMFPSQAGPVCQTLVENAHKLTDFFISVMEDTMLEMSEGDEPVLQAKITILKIELERTKQAYEQEIAELKRTSDLMLSEMRKSMENEKTRISNEIRKQCEQERLRSIEETKKKQWCSNCGREAQFYCCWNTSYCDYPCQQMHWSRHSATCAQTRPTIASASDSLAKTVSTMTTTVSAMGLQQQQQQQQNVGCGSKNSNNNMMAVTTTTSMSGSQQSQSTLYNKNTMNNKKDKHGASKVSHQQSASNSSTLGSSANNSMSSIAAANAAGVGVASGAAAELLKLPSNTYLRTVPQCSNAGNSNSGGGNLRGSTYSVQRVNIPLPITALVQRGNSWELTSAAPNNNVGAANMATITAPGSNVTQAMTQLTSQQQQQQQQHHQRMLSGGGNGNISGGASSNMSASRSNSRNRAAAAALQQTMATMHSAASGAATSMSCGMLRPTQM; encoded by the exons ATGGAGAAAAATACGCTGGCTGCTGAAGACAGCGTCGACTCAATACCGGGTCCGGCGTATGAGCATATTGTTGTCACAACGACCCCCTTAGTACCGGCCGTTAAAAGCGGCCTGATCTCTACGAATATTTTGACGGTAACGGAGATGGAAGATGCGGATATGGAGGAGGAGGACTGTAGTGAAGGTATCGAAGAAAATATGGACGTAGGATATGATCAAGATGATCAAGAAGTGAGAGAAGATAAACAGCAGGTGCCTGACACTGAAGGCGGCAGCTTTGTAGGAGATGATTTCAATGAGTGTGATGATTATAAAGAAAATGAACGGAACTTGAAGCTAACAGGTCTTAACGCATTAGAACAAGGTACAGTTGATATTGATGCACATACTGAGCAAGTAAGCCAAATTGATAATAGTAGTGCAGTCACAGTAACAACAACTTTGGTTAACTCCTTACCCAAGCTGAATTCACAAACCGAGGCAGTAGTCGAATCGTCTATAGAAGGTGTGGGTATTTGCCCAGTACCGGTGCAAATTGTTTCCGCATTGACCGTGAAGCCTAAAATGTTgccaatgaaaacaaaaaataataaacttgtTATGGTACAGATGATGAATGACCAGCCGATGGACAGCACTCAAGCAGGTGTGCACAGTTCATCGTCTAGTCGAATTTCCAATAGCTCGCGCAGAACAATCGATGAGGTTGCTGAGTCTGTTGTCTCAGATGCAGATAAACTAAACTCTCCTGGTCAAGAAAAATCTCCGGATTCGTTACAATATAATCAACAACATCAAAACGCACGCTTTCTTGCACGAAGTAGTACACCGTTATCTCGTGAATTTCTCGCACTCCAACGTTCTGTGAATGAATCAAAGGTCTTGAGTGAATTTGTAACCGACGCAGTGCGAAAGCGCCAAAAGAGTGCGCCAAAGGATGCTAATGAACAAACTtacacgcaacaacaacaacatcactaTAATAATCATCATTACCACGGCGAAAAACAGCGTAAACATAGCAAATTCGCTCCTTTGAAAGACGATAGTGGAAGTTCGACATCGAGCAACTTGCAACGACGTTCACGCAGCAAGAGCGTCAATCGCAAAAGTGAGGATATTCTGGATACCTCAACCGGCAAGCTTAAACGCTGGCCATCTGATGAGAAGATGCTTAAACGCACTAATATGCGTTCACAAAATTCGGAATTTGTGCAGAAACAAATGGAATTTTTGAGTCGTGTCAAACATGATGAAGGCGAAGTTTCCTCAGAAGCGGATGATGGCGAGCGTAGCTTTGTCAATGTTGGTGAAGATGAGGATATAAATTTAGTGGTGGTCGAGAATAATACAATGAATGATAGCAATGCATCGGTTGCTGCTTTTGTGGGGAGTACAAATTCTTTGCTGGACACAACGTTGGAGCGTGAGGCGCCAGTAAATATTGCCACAACGTCTAATGTAGATAGTGTAGAGGCACGCTTAATAAATTATTGGGCACCACCTCCAAAG agAGGTTGGGATAGTTTTTGCTGGAAATGTCGTGAGTGTGCCGATCTATTTCCGTGTTCCAAATGTGTGCGCTGCTTCCATTGTACTTGCATTAAGGTGACAGCGGCCACAAAATTAGATGATTCATGGGTATGCCCAGAGTGCATGAGTGTGGAGAACGTACTTAATGGCCCCAAACG CAGTTCTCGTCGCAATGAGATGTCCTTAGATGTGCTGAGTCAGCTTCTTTCGTTTGCTTTGAAACGCATGAAAATGGTTAAAGGG TATTCCAAGTTCCTATACACCGACAGTTTTCTATTACATTACGCCAAGTACATTGCAAACCCGGTTACATTCACCACGTTACAGGAGAAAATAGAGAAACGCGCCTTTCGTTGTTCCGAAGAGTTCCTCAACGAAACAAAATGGATACTACACAATGCTCTCATCCTTAGCAGTGGCA aaaattcatttattcCAGGCTCTAGTAAAGAGGTGTTCACTGCCAAAGCCATATTGAAAGTTTGTCGGCAGGAAACCAATGAAATCGATACCTGCGGCGAATGCTATTTGAACGCCAATACGCGTACTGATTGGTTTGTGGATGTTTGCGCGCAGCCACATCTATTACTTTGGGCAAAGTTGAAGGGATTTCCGTATTGGCCAGCAAAAGCTATGGGTCCCGGACAAGGACTCTCACATGTGAATGTACGCTTTTTCGGCGAACATGATCGCGCTTTTGTGCCGATCAAAGATTGCTTTCTGTATTCGGAGCAGGATCCAAATACACAAACTGGCAAGCGTTCGGCGCGCGAGCTGGCCGATTGTATTAAAGAAGTTGAGGTGCATATTGAGAAGATTAGAATTAAAGTGGGCGCGTTTAAGTATGCCAAATTCAAAACCCCTTACGAACCGACTGAGGAGCTGCAGCAATTGGAAATGATGATACCCGGTGTTATGGATTATATGAAACGGCAACAGGCATTGGTGCCGAAACCTTCGTTACAATACAAAATTGTTAAGACGGCGGATAATCATTTGTCGATTATAAAAAAAGCATGTACTACAGAGTCGAGCAACGATTCGGATCATTCTGTTAGTCCAAATAAGAAGTCAAGTAGTATTACAAGTACAAGTGGCAGTTGTAGTGTTGGTGATGTCAAGGCAGCCATAATTACGCCTAAGTATGAAGTGGTTAGCAAAGCAAGTTCTGACGATAGTAATTCGTCAAAGGTGACCGCCGTCATTTTGAAACGCAAATCCTCTAGCGAACACAAAAAAGAGGCTGGAGAAGAGCTGGAGCTACCAATGCCGAAGGTAATAAAATTTGATAAGGAAGAAACTGATCCGCGCCTATTAACCGGTGCCATTCTTACTGGTAATGTCGATGGCAATGCGGAAACCAGTGTCAAACGTAAGTATGGCATGGATGCTTGTGGCGTAGGTGTAAATACAAGCGCCTGTAGTGTGGGTAGTGCCACTAAAGTGACTGATTCAACCGAGCGTCCACGCACGAAGCATGCCAAGCATGAACCACGTGTTCCAATGCTTACGATTAAAACAAATGCAAACGCATTAACAGTGGCAATTGGTTCCGACAGCAAAGCTGCAACCTCTCTAGCAGTACCTAACTCAAATTGCTCCAACGTTACAAAATTGAACGTGGAAACTAAGAAAACAGCTGGTGTAAAGGAAGAGCTTGCTGCCGTAGTAACGTCGGCACCACTATCTTCATCACCAAATAATGCTCAAGCCTTAATGGAGAACTTAGTTAAGAATAAGCACGGTGTAACGATTAAGAAGATATCAAAGGAGGGTCCAATGAGAAAACCCGATGAATCTACAAAGTTGGTAGTGGCAATGGGCACAGTAACAGAAGAGGCTCCAGCAAACGTTGACAGTGATGCGAAGCCAGCGGGTGCGGCTACGGATACTGCAACCGGTATACAAACAACTAGTTCCACAAATAGTACTGATAATGATAACGGTAATGCAAACAAGAGCGCAGagagcagcaacagcagcagtagtTGTACGAATAAAACTGAGGACAGTAAAAAAAGTACTACCAAATCCACCGCAAATACGCACATACTAAAAGATTTGGTTCCTTTTATTGAGATAAAGAAAGAAATTACTTCGGACGATGAAGCAGACATGCAAGTAGTGGCCAACATAAGTGCACAGAACAACAAACATATGAACGAAAAAGCGTCCAAGGTCACAACGGAAGCTGTGCCAACATCAAAAGCAAATGTTGATACTAATGCGCATGTTTCATTACCTGTGGTTGCAGTGCAGGCTGTACTGCCGAACTTGTCGCTCGTTAAACAAGAAGTGATGTCAGATGAGGAGGAACCCACAACCGCCACAGCTAATACTGGACAGCAAGAGCTGAACACAACATCGTCTGGTGGCGATAATGCAACCAATGCACCTACTGCCGCATTAACCGATGCGGTTCGTGTTGGCGATACTATGATCCAACGTGTGAATGCCAAAAACAATCGCAACACACAACCAAGTCTAGTTGCACTCAAAACCCTTGCTCAAGCAAATCCGGAGGGCGCTACTGCAATGGATATGCCAAATGCACAAACGTCGGCTGGTATCCATATAAGTCCCCCTAATAAACGACCGAATACTCGAGGTGTGCCATATGGTCCATTACCGTCATCTGCTGTTGTTCAGTCACAGCCGCCGacacaaaaaaacacaatatcAGCAAATAATGCAGCGAATCGCCctacaatgcaacaacaacaccaattaCCCCAGTCATCCTCACCGCCTCAAGTGCAATCTCAATCACAATCCATGCAGTCACTTCAGCCGCTTCAACGGGCACGCAAATCATTTCCGAATCGCGTTACGCCTGATGCTGGTGTAACACGCAACAACTTTTCCAGCGCACCACTTTCATCGCCTGCTCTACCGCCGCCGTCTACATCGCCCTTAGCAAATAGTAATGACTTGAAACGGACGCTCTTGAAGAACAGTATGGTCTCCATACCAAGACAAGCTTGGTCGCCGCATGAGCCTCCACGAAATGCCACCGTTAGTAGCAACAATACCACCACACATTCTATACCAGTGCCACCTCTTACCGCCGTCTCCAAAACACCCGCAGTGGTTGCGGTGTTAAGTGACAACAATAATGCCGGTagcacaaacaacaataataacatgttGGTTAACACGAATCCCATACCGAATGTTGCCATCAATTCCGCGGCAATAGTGACACCATTTGTCACTTGCAATGGCAGTATTGGTCCAAACGGAACTGCTCTACTTACTCCACTCACTATGTCAGCACCACCGCCTTTGGCGGGTCTCTCTCAACCATCGTCTAATATGTTGACACCTACGGTAGGAGCTGCTTTGTGTTCAAATATACCTATGATTGGCAACAACATTCATGGCAGTAGTGGTAACGCTGTCGTGTCTATATCCTCAGCAGTTGAACTGCCTACACCACAAGCGGTAGGCATTCCTAGTAACGCAATCAGCGCGGCCAGCACATCCAGTGGTGATATTATAACAGCTAGTTTAACGTCAATGGTTACGGATGCGATTTGCCGAGGTCCACCAAGGTTGATGCAACGTCCTAACGGTCCATTAAAATCGGATGGCACGACTATGTTTCCCTCACAAGCGGGTCCGGTGTGTCAGACGCTGGTAGAGAATGCGCATAAG ttAACGGACTTCTTTATATCTGTTATGGAGGACACCATGTTAGAGATGTCCGAAGGCGATGAACCCGTTTTACAAGCTAAAATAACAATACTAAAAATAGAGCTTGAGCGCACCAAGCAAGCGTATGAACAAGAAATTGCCGAACTCAAACGCACCTCTGATTTGATGCTCTCCGAAATGCGTAAAAGCATGGAGAACGAGAAAACACGTATTTCCAACGAGATACGCAAGCAATGCGAGCAAGAACGTTTGAGATCCATTGAGGAAACTAAAAAGAAGCAGTGGTGTTCAAATTGTGGCCGAGAGGCACAGTTCTATTGCTGTTGGAATACATCGTATTGTGATTATCCCTGCCAACAGATGCATTGGTCGCGTCATTCGGCCACTTGTGCACAGACACGACCAACTATTGCTAGCGCTAGCGATAGTTTGGCGAAAACCGTTAGTACCATGACGACAACGGTATCGGCAATGggtctacaacaacaacaacaacagcaacaaaatgttgGTTGTGGTAGTAAGAATTCCAATAATAATATGATGGCcgtcacaacaacaacttcaatgTCTGGGTCACAACAATCTCAATCAACActgtataacaaaaacacaatgaaCAACAAAAAGGATAAGCACGGTGCATCGAAAGTAAGTCATCAGCAATCCGCCTCAAATTCGTCTACTCTCGGCAGTTCCGCTAACAACTCGATGAGCTCAATTGCCGCTGCCAATGCTGCCGGCGTAGGAGTGGCCTCGGGGGCAGCAGCGGAGTTATTGAAATTGCCCTCTAATACATATTTGCGCACGGTGCCGCAGTGTAGCAATGCTGGGAATAGTAATAGCGGCGGTGGAAATTTACGTGGCTCAACGTACTCCGTGCAACGCGTCAATATAccg CTGCCCATTACTGCTTTGGTACAACGCGGCAATAGCTGGGAACTCACCAGCGCAGCTCCCAATAATAATGTGGGCGCCGCCAATATGGCCACAATAACCGCGCCAGGATCGAATGTCACACAGGCTATGACTCAGTTAACAtctcaacaacagcagcaacaacaacaacatcatcaacGTATGCTTAGTGGCGGTGGCAATGGAAATATCAGTGGTGGTGCATCATCGAATATGTCGGCGTCAAGAAGTAATTCGCGCAACCGTGCGGCTGCTGCAGCGTTGCAACAAACAATGGCCACCATGCATAGCGCAGCTAGCGGAGCGGCAACATCGATGTCTTGTGGCATGCTACGACCGACGCAGATGTGA